The following coding sequences lie in one Chryseobacterium culicis genomic window:
- a CDS encoding YdeI/OmpD-associated family protein — MEKHSTKVDEYIEKSPDFAKPILQYLRETIHEACPDAEEAIKWQFPTFMYKGKILCSITAFKHYCSLGFWLHQEMKTLQEIETNAEKSSMFSLGKVTRLEDLPSKPQLKRAIQEAMELTDMGVTMKKAPPSKIEMEIPDYFQSALDARPKTKEIFEKASPSFRKEYIAWVTEAKTEATRNKRLEQSLEWIAEGKARNWKYQKK, encoded by the coding sequence ATGGAAAAACACAGCACAAAAGTTGATGAATACATTGAAAAGTCTCCGGATTTTGCAAAACCTATTTTACAGTATCTCCGTGAAACCATTCATGAAGCCTGTCCTGATGCGGAAGAAGCCATCAAGTGGCAGTTTCCTACTTTCATGTACAAGGGAAAGATCCTATGCTCAATTACTGCTTTCAAACACTATTGCAGTCTGGGATTCTGGCTTCATCAGGAGATGAAAACTTTACAGGAAATAGAAACAAACGCTGAAAAAAGTTCAATGTTCAGTTTAGGAAAAGTAACCCGTCTTGAAGACCTTCCTTCTAAACCTCAGCTGAAAAGAGCAATCCAGGAAGCCATGGAGCTTACAGATATGGGAGTTACCATGAAGAAAGCTCCTCCATCCAAAATAGAGATGGAAATCCCTGATTATTTTCAGTCTGCTTTAGATGCCCGGCCAAAGACAAAAGAAATTTTTGAAAAAGCTTCACCATCTTTCAGAAAAGAGTATATTGCATGGGTTACAGAAGCCAAAACAGAAGCTACCAGAAATAAAAGATTGGAACAGTCTTTGGAATGGATAGCAGAAGGTAAAGCCCGTAACTGGAAATACCAGAAAAAATAA
- a CDS encoding murein L,D-transpeptidase catalytic domain family protein: MKGFYSVLGLVYMVTTSFYISPRVVAKSENVKTTKTEKVAETKSEKSTTAVSSSEALYQSIAFDPEHELNYEVFSKALTGYENLKKAGLLTQDSHLLTICDFSMSSNTKRLWIIDLEDKKVLFNSLVAHGKNTGEEFATNFSNKESSLQSSLGFYITDATYQGDNGYSLKLLGMDKGFNDAAYRRAIVLHGADYVSDAFASMHKRIGRSWGCPAVPRELTQSIINTIKGKNCLFIYYPDQNYLSSSEWLKA; encoded by the coding sequence ATGAAAGGATTTTATAGCGTATTAGGCCTTGTTTACATGGTGACGACTTCATTCTACATTTCCCCAAGAGTGGTGGCGAAAAGTGAGAATGTCAAAACAACGAAAACTGAAAAAGTAGCTGAAACGAAATCTGAGAAGAGCACTACAGCGGTGTCTTCATCAGAAGCATTGTACCAATCTATCGCATTTGACCCTGAACATGAATTGAATTATGAAGTGTTCTCAAAAGCATTAACTGGTTATGAAAATTTAAAAAAAGCAGGATTGCTAACCCAGGACTCGCATTTATTAACGATCTGCGATTTTTCTATGTCTTCTAATACAAAAAGACTTTGGATCATTGATCTGGAAGACAAAAAAGTTCTGTTTAACTCATTGGTAGCACACGGAAAAAATACAGGCGAAGAATTTGCGACGAATTTTTCTAACAAGGAAAGTTCGTTACAGAGTAGCTTAGGATTTTATATCACAGATGCAACCTATCAGGGCGACAACGGATATTCTTTGAAACTGTTGGGAATGGATAAAGGATTTAATGATGCAGCCTACAGAAGAGCAATTGTTTTGCACGGTGCTGATTATGTAAGTGATGCATTCGCGTCTATGCACAAAAGAATCGGAAGAAGTTGGGGATGCCCCGCTGTTCCCAGAGAGCTGACACAATCTATAATCAATACGATTAAAGGAAAAAACTGTCTGTTCATCTATTACCCGGATCAGAATTATCTTTCTTCCTCAGAATGGTTGAAAGCGTAA
- a CDS encoding M48 family metalloprotease, producing MTRKLIVLGCFLLSMMGIAQMYKPIDTADYIQRKAFLKNFEGNNEATVKRLKSQYSGKTGSELSKIYKEFGTDFEKQVKNKDFIFKSEFETSIQSMIQRLKKSNPAIPQDLKILIAKDNTPNAYCLADGTFVINMGLYSWLNNEEQIAAVISHELGHKIEEHSLKTFLKIIEQDKLDKVVVENIKSTTTRRSQSQNQKAFDIFKNTAYKKGVERRQSEMQADSLGYIIFKNSDFKKAEFVNALQRLQDFDTISPRELKVDTYKKLFNLPKQVFNEKWMKKEDFSLYNYNFYKEKLNKDSLASHPEVSRRIEMLKKTFTELTTPFTPEKPSDLFLTLKKTARMEILPNYFHSEDYGLGIYTAMQFLQDDEEEKYYKSWLGRCFSKIYEARKNYNLNRYLDRIEPKNQSESYQQFLNFMWNLSLDEIKNIADFYQTNEMIAKVN from the coding sequence ATGACCAGAAAACTAATTGTATTAGGCTGCTTCCTGCTTTCGATGATGGGGATAGCCCAGATGTATAAACCGATAGATACTGCAGATTATATACAGAGAAAAGCATTTTTAAAGAATTTTGAAGGCAATAATGAAGCAACTGTCAAGAGATTAAAATCCCAATATTCTGGGAAAACAGGCTCTGAACTATCCAAGATTTATAAAGAATTCGGAACTGATTTTGAAAAGCAGGTAAAGAATAAGGATTTTATCTTTAAATCCGAATTTGAGACCAGTATACAATCTATGATTCAACGTCTTAAAAAGAGTAATCCTGCAATTCCTCAGGATCTGAAAATTCTGATTGCAAAAGACAATACCCCCAACGCTTATTGTCTTGCTGACGGAACTTTTGTAATCAATATGGGGCTTTACAGCTGGCTGAACAATGAGGAGCAGATTGCTGCGGTGATTTCTCATGAGCTGGGACACAAAATAGAAGAACATTCTCTGAAAACTTTTTTAAAAATTATCGAACAGGATAAGCTGGATAAAGTGGTGGTGGAGAATATAAAATCAACAACGACACGCAGAAGCCAGAGCCAGAATCAGAAAGCTTTTGACATTTTTAAAAATACGGCGTACAAAAAAGGGGTAGAAAGAAGACAAAGCGAAATGCAGGCAGATTCTTTAGGATATATCATTTTTAAAAACAGTGATTTCAAGAAAGCTGAATTTGTAAATGCACTTCAAAGGCTTCAGGATTTTGATACCATTTCACCAAGAGAATTGAAGGTTGATACCTATAAGAAACTTTTTAATCTTCCTAAACAGGTTTTCAATGAGAAGTGGATGAAGAAGGAAGACTTCTCCCTGTACAATTATAATTTCTACAAAGAAAAGCTAAATAAAGATTCCCTGGCATCGCATCCTGAAGTATCCAGAAGGATTGAAATGCTTAAAAAGACTTTTACAGAACTTACAACACCTTTTACTCCGGAAAAACCTTCGGATCTGTTTCTCACATTGAAAAAAACAGCCAGGATGGAAATTTTGCCCAATTATTTTCATTCAGAAGATTATGGACTGGGCATTTACACTGCCATGCAGTTTTTACAGGATGATGAAGAGGAAAAGTATTATAAAAGCTGGCTGGGAAGATGTTTTTCCAAAATATATGAGGCAAGAAAAAATTATAACCTGAACCGGTATCTGGATCGGATAGAGCCTAAAAATCAAAGTGAAAGTTATCAGCAGTTTCTGAACTTTATGTGGAATTTAAGCCTGGATGAAATAAAGAATATTGCAGACTTTTATCAGACCAATGAAATGATAGCGAAGGTAAACTGA
- a CDS encoding glycine--tRNA ligase has translation MAKQEDVFKKVISHAKEYGFIFPSSEIYDGLSAVYDYGQNGAELKNNIKQYWWKAMVQLNENIVGIDSAILMHPTTWKASGHVDAFNDPLIDNKDSKKRFRADVLVEDYCAKIEDKENKEIEKAAKRFGEAFDKDQFVATNPKILEYRAKREAILSRLAKSLENEDLADVKALIEELEIADPDTGSKNWTEVRQFNLMFGTKLGASADSAMDLYLRPETAQGIFVNFLNVQKTSRHKLPFGIAQIGKAFRNEIVARQFIFRMREFEQMEMQFFVAPGTELDFYEQWKQKRLNWHRALGLGDENYRFHDHEKLAHYANAAADIEFNFPFGFKELEGIHSRTDFDLKAHEEFSGRKLQFFDPERNENYVPYVVETSVGLDRLFLSIFSHCLRDEVLEDGSERTVLSLPPALAPIKAAILPLMKKDGLAEYAENIFNDLKYDFNLFYEEKDAIGKRYRRQDAIGTPYCITVDHDSLVDHTVTIRDRDTMQQERVPVSELRRIIDEKTNFRNLLSKI, from the coding sequence ATGGCAAAGCAAGAAGATGTTTTCAAGAAAGTGATTTCTCACGCTAAAGAATATGGTTTTATTTTCCCATCGAGTGAGATCTATGATGGTTTATCCGCTGTTTATGATTATGGACAGAACGGTGCCGAACTTAAAAATAATATCAAACAATATTGGTGGAAAGCTATGGTACAGCTTAACGAAAATATTGTCGGCATTGATTCAGCAATCCTTATGCATCCAACAACATGGAAAGCATCAGGCCACGTAGACGCTTTCAACGATCCATTGATTGATAATAAAGATTCTAAGAAACGTTTCAGAGCAGACGTTTTGGTGGAAGATTATTGTGCTAAAATTGAAGATAAAGAGAATAAAGAAATCGAAAAAGCAGCGAAAAGATTCGGTGAGGCTTTCGATAAAGATCAGTTTGTTGCTACGAATCCAAAAATTCTGGAATACAGAGCAAAAAGAGAAGCAATTCTTTCAAGACTGGCAAAATCTCTGGAAAATGAAGACCTTGCTGATGTAAAAGCTTTGATTGAGGAGCTTGAAATTGCAGATCCTGATACAGGTTCTAAAAACTGGACAGAAGTAAGACAATTCAACCTGATGTTCGGAACAAAACTGGGCGCTTCTGCTGACAGTGCGATGGATCTTTACCTTAGACCTGAAACGGCTCAGGGTATTTTCGTTAACTTCCTGAATGTACAGAAAACTTCACGTCATAAACTTCCTTTCGGTATTGCACAGATTGGTAAAGCCTTCAGAAACGAGATTGTGGCAAGACAGTTTATTTTCAGAATGCGTGAATTCGAACAGATGGAAATGCAGTTCTTCGTTGCTCCGGGAACAGAACTTGATTTCTACGAACAATGGAAGCAAAAACGTCTGAACTGGCACAGAGCTTTAGGTTTGGGAGACGAGAATTACAGATTCCACGATCACGAAAAGCTTGCTCACTATGCGAATGCTGCAGCTGATATTGAGTTTAACTTCCCATTCGGATTTAAAGAACTGGAAGGAATTCACTCAAGAACAGATTTCGACTTAAAAGCTCACGAGGAATTCTCCGGAAGAAAGCTTCAGTTCTTTGATCCTGAGAGAAACGAAAACTATGTTCCTTATGTAGTGGAAACATCCGTAGGTTTAGACAGATTATTCCTTTCTATATTTTCACACTGCCTGAGAGACGAAGTATTGGAAGACGGTTCAGAAAGAACAGTTTTATCTTTACCTCCGGCATTAGCACCAATCAAAGCAGCTATTCTTCCATTAATGAAGAAAGATGGTCTTGCAGAGTATGCAGAAAACATCTTCAATGATCTGAAATATGATTTCAACTTATTCTACGAAGAGAAAGATGCTATCGGAAAACGTTACAGAAGACAGGATGCCATTGGTACTCCTTACTGTATCACTGTAGATCACGACTCTTTAGTTGATCACACCGTAACCATCAGAGACAGAGATACGATGCAGCAGGAAAGAGTTCCTGTTTCAGAGTTGAGAAGAATCATTGATGAGAAAACGAACTTCAGAAATTTACTTTCTAAAATATAA
- a CDS encoding AraC family transcriptional regulator, giving the protein MKKKIILFFFLIISFFTFAQTFDFEGQYKYARMLSSKNPDSSEIVLNKIIDSAQRRNLPEFLAKAYYLKSFNSYLKSDAEKSLDFADKALKIASESNYNIGKALAYRMQGTQYAKLGLLKESSTSLRNAIAEVKNNNTEEGHELKGMIFNSFLILLNKNQYKEKAFYSKSAIQEFQKLKNATRRNELLISAYTNMGYNLSEVKKFKEAKPYFVKALSLVGESNYYLRANILNDIGFSFSKQNKPDSAVLYYKKSLTIVDQYGFNEKKIEVTKNLEEAYALLHDDSNTEKYKIENLKLKDSIAYNKAMAVNKTLSQKEENFHQQLNESHSTSKGLIIACFALMIILGAVIFNTIRLRKKHKEAVAKIYRDGISPVIYEEDPQEVSEDIQTKNTSTPTEIKISPEVEENILHGLKIFEENLEFNSKNISRYNLANTLNINTKYLSTVIKKHKKFNFNQYINHLRINYIVNQLKNEPQYRKYKINHLAEITGYSSHSAFSLEFKKITGLHPSAFIKTLDEIS; this is encoded by the coding sequence ATGAAGAAAAAAATTATACTCTTTTTCTTCCTTATTATTTCATTTTTTACATTCGCTCAGACATTTGATTTTGAGGGGCAGTACAAGTATGCCCGTATGTTGTCATCCAAAAATCCGGACAGCTCAGAAATTGTTCTGAATAAGATTATAGATTCTGCCCAGAGAAGAAATCTCCCGGAGTTTCTGGCAAAGGCGTATTATTTAAAATCGTTCAACAGTTATTTAAAATCTGATGCTGAAAAAAGTCTTGATTTTGCAGATAAAGCTCTTAAAATAGCTAGCGAGAGCAACTATAATATTGGGAAAGCTCTTGCCTACAGAATGCAGGGAACTCAATATGCAAAGCTTGGACTGCTCAAGGAATCTTCCACAAGCCTCCGAAATGCTATTGCTGAAGTAAAAAATAATAATACAGAGGAAGGACATGAGCTGAAAGGAATGATCTTTAATTCTTTTTTGATCCTTCTCAATAAGAATCAGTACAAGGAAAAAGCATTCTATTCCAAAAGCGCCATTCAGGAATTTCAAAAGCTTAAAAATGCAACCCGACGGAATGAACTTTTGATTTCAGCGTATACCAATATGGGATACAATTTATCTGAGGTAAAAAAATTCAAGGAAGCCAAACCCTATTTTGTAAAAGCCCTTTCTTTGGTGGGAGAAAGCAATTATTATCTCCGGGCAAACATCCTTAATGATATCGGATTTTCGTTTTCAAAACAAAATAAGCCGGACAGTGCGGTGCTTTATTATAAGAAATCTCTGACCATTGTAGATCAGTATGGTTTCAATGAAAAAAAGATTGAGGTTACCAAAAACCTTGAAGAAGCGTATGCTTTGCTTCACGATGATTCCAATACGGAAAAATATAAAATTGAAAATCTTAAATTAAAAGACAGCATCGCCTACAACAAAGCAATGGCTGTCAACAAAACATTATCCCAAAAAGAAGAAAATTTTCATCAGCAGCTCAATGAAAGCCACTCTACTTCAAAAGGACTTATCATAGCCTGTTTTGCGTTGATGATTATCTTAGGAGCTGTTATTTTCAATACCATCCGTCTTCGTAAAAAACATAAAGAAGCTGTTGCCAAAATTTACAGAGACGGTATTTCACCCGTTATTTATGAAGAAGATCCACAGGAAGTATCTGAGGATATTCAAACAAAAAATACCTCTACTCCCACAGAAATAAAAATTTCGCCTGAAGTAGAGGAAAACATATTACACGGACTAAAAATATTCGAAGAAAATCTTGAGTTTAACAGCAAGAATATTTCACGTTATAATCTTGCAAACACATTGAATATCAACACAAAATATCTTTCAACAGTCATCAAGAAACATAAAAAATTTAACTTCAATCAGTACATCAATCATCTGAGGATCAATTATATTGTTAACCAATTGAAAAATGAGCCTCAATACAGAAAATATAAGATCAATCACCTCGCTGAAATTACAGGATATTCATCTCACAGTGCTTTTTCTCTTGAGTTCAAAAAGATCACCGGGCTGCATCCGTCTGCTTTTATTAAAACCCTTGATGAAATCTCCTGA
- the msrB gene encoding peptide-methionine (R)-S-oxide reductase MsrB has product MENTEAKNNPYYSRTDTTKLNVSNDEWKKLLAPDLYAIAREAATERAFTGKYNEFDELGEYYCAVCGNHLFRSTSKFSSSCGWPSFFEADKEGVYYVRDQSYGMDRVEVLCKRCDSHLGHVFDDGPKPTGLRYCMNSVSLEFVADSKN; this is encoded by the coding sequence ATGGAAAATACAGAAGCAAAAAACAATCCATATTACTCCAGAACAGATACTACAAAACTTAACGTTTCCAATGATGAATGGAAAAAACTCCTTGCTCCGGATTTGTATGCAATCGCCCGAGAAGCAGCAACAGAAAGAGCTTTTACAGGAAAGTATAACGAATTTGATGAGTTAGGAGAGTATTACTGTGCCGTATGTGGAAACCATCTGTTCCGTTCTACTTCAAAATTTTCCAGCAGCTGTGGATGGCCGAGTTTTTTCGAAGCTGATAAAGAAGGTGTTTATTATGTAAGAGATCAGTCTTATGGGATGGACAGGGTAGAAGTGCTCTGCAAAAGATGCGATTCCCATTTGGGACACGTTTTTGATGACGGCCCGAAACCTACGGGATTGAGATACTGTATGAATTCTGTGAGCCTTGAATTTGTAGCAGATTCTAAGAATTAA
- a CDS encoding quinone-dependent dihydroorotate dehydrogenase codes for MYKSLIRPILFKFDPEEVHHFTFSMLKNFGFLTKLFLPKPIEDKRLEREVFGLKFKNPVGLAAGFDKNAVLFNELGDLGFGFVEIGTVTPRAQAGNPKKRLFRLIEDGGIINRMGFNNDGLEAAIEKLKSNKGKIIIGGNIGKNTDTSPENYTQDYLDCFEGLHPHVDYFVLNVSCPNVGSHAKLEDVEYLRELITEVKKINLSKSVQKPILLKIAPDLNNNQLDEIIELIAETKIDGIVVSNTSVNREGLKTSPEVLEQIGNGGLSGKPIRERSTKMIKYLSDKSNRAFPIIGVGGIHSAKDAMEKLDAGATLVQLYTGFIYEGPELINEINQELLKRASRLPR; via the coding sequence ATGTACAAATCGCTCATTCGTCCCATTCTTTTCAAATTTGATCCCGAGGAAGTTCATCATTTTACATTTTCAATGCTTAAAAATTTTGGATTTCTTACCAAACTGTTTTTACCCAAACCTATCGAAGACAAACGTCTGGAAAGAGAAGTTTTCGGATTGAAATTTAAAAATCCCGTAGGACTGGCTGCCGGTTTCGATAAAAACGCAGTTTTGTTCAACGAATTAGGAGATCTTGGGTTCGGATTTGTAGAAATCGGTACCGTAACGCCAAGAGCACAGGCCGGAAATCCTAAGAAAAGATTGTTCCGTCTTATTGAAGATGGGGGAATCATCAACAGAATGGGATTCAACAATGATGGTCTTGAAGCGGCTATTGAAAAACTGAAATCTAACAAAGGAAAAATAATCATCGGTGGAAACATCGGTAAAAATACAGATACAAGCCCCGAAAACTATACCCAGGATTATCTGGACTGTTTTGAAGGTCTTCATCCTCATGTAGACTATTTTGTATTGAATGTAAGCTGTCCGAATGTAGGAAGCCACGCCAAACTGGAAGATGTAGAATATCTGAGAGAGCTGATTACAGAAGTAAAGAAAATAAACCTGTCAAAATCTGTACAGAAACCTATCTTACTGAAAATTGCTCCGGATCTTAATAACAATCAGTTAGACGAAATCATTGAGCTGATTGCAGAAACGAAAATTGATGGTATCGTAGTTTCCAATACCTCTGTCAACAGAGAAGGACTGAAGACATCACCAGAAGTTTTAGAGCAAATAGGAAATGGCGGACTAAGCGGAAAACCGATCCGTGAAAGAAGTACAAAGATGATTAAATACCTTTCCGATAAAAGTAACAGAGCATTCCCGATCATTGGGGTAGGAGGAATTCATTCTGCAAAAGATGCGATGGAAAAATTAGATGCAGGAGCCACACTGGTTCAGCTGTACACCGGATTTATTTATGAAGGTCCGGAACTGATTAACGAAATCAATCAGGAACTTCTGAAAAGAGCAAGCAGATTACCAAGATAA
- a CDS encoding pseudouridine synthase, producing MLEILYRDEHIIAINKPSGLLVHKSFYAGEADTYAIQELKKQIGQKVYPVHRLDRKTSGVLLFTLDKDTLRIMSEQFASREVEKKYLAILRGWAKEEETIDYDLINENEVKQNAVTYYSRLQTSEIDLPFLKHQTSRYCLVEAIPETGRFHQLRKHFKHILHPILGCRKHGCNKQNKLWLQTFEISKMTLHAHQLIFNHPVSNERITVNATIDDEFKRVGDILNFDLSSYS from the coding sequence ATGTTAGAAATTCTTTATCGTGACGAGCACATTATTGCCATCAACAAACCCAGCGGACTGTTGGTTCATAAATCTTTCTATGCAGGAGAAGCTGATACCTATGCTATTCAGGAGTTGAAGAAACAGATTGGACAAAAAGTGTATCCTGTACATCGGTTGGACCGAAAAACTTCGGGTGTCCTGCTGTTTACTTTAGATAAAGATACCCTTAGAATTATGAGTGAACAGTTTGCATCACGTGAAGTGGAGAAGAAATATCTGGCCATTCTTCGAGGTTGGGCAAAAGAAGAAGAGACAATTGATTATGATTTAATTAATGAAAATGAAGTCAAGCAAAATGCCGTTACCTACTACAGCCGTTTGCAGACTTCGGAAATAGATTTGCCTTTTTTAAAACATCAGACTTCGAGATATTGTTTGGTAGAAGCAATTCCTGAAACAGGAAGATTTCATCAGTTGAGAAAACATTTTAAACATATCTTGCATCCTATTTTAGGCTGCCGAAAACATGGCTGCAATAAACAGAATAAGTTGTGGCTTCAAACATTTGAAATCAGCAAAATGACGCTTCACGCTCATCAATTGATTTTCAATCATCCTGTTTCTAACGAAAGAATTACAGTAAACGCCACTATAGATGATGAGTTCAAAAGAGTAGGAGATATTCTGAACTTTGATCTGAGTTCCTATTCTTAA
- a CDS encoding DUF445 domain-containing protein translates to MNDEAKRKQLRKYKAFATGLFVLMAIIFIVTTIVQKSNNSHWIGYVRAFAEAAMVGALADWFAVTALFRHPLGLPIPHTNLIENSKQRLGDNLGSFVVGNFLSPQNIRPYIQKLKVSNFVGEWLGKEKSQDILIKNLSDIVLDILNKLDDSMVSQFISKKVSEMTDDIKLNKVVGNGIGYILEKNDHQRIITNLSKQIKEYIIENDEMIQERVKKGSYSFIPSFVDTKIADKIADGLSDFFKEIEEDPQHEVRGLITQKIHEFSIDLKEDPKWDEEFKTIKNGLLKNDKLDEYSNDIWVSIKKTLMKELQEENSSLKNYLTKNLNEFAQNLKTDENLQNKIDHWVRVTAYKYILKNTHQFGNLISTTVGNWQGKELSEKLELEVGKDLQFIRVNGTLVGGLVGLIIYTIAHFFI, encoded by the coding sequence ATGAATGACGAAGCAAAAAGAAAACAACTCAGAAAATATAAAGCATTTGCCACAGGATTATTTGTTCTGATGGCCATTATTTTCATTGTTACCACTATTGTACAGAAGTCTAATAACTCTCATTGGATTGGCTATGTACGGGCTTTTGCTGAGGCCGCTATGGTAGGTGCCTTGGCAGATTGGTTTGCAGTTACGGCATTATTCCGCCATCCTCTCGGTCTTCCTATTCCTCATACCAACCTTATTGAAAACAGCAAACAGAGACTGGGAGACAACCTGGGGAGCTTTGTAGTAGGTAATTTCCTTTCTCCTCAGAATATACGTCCTTATATTCAAAAGCTTAAGGTTTCCAACTTTGTCGGGGAATGGCTGGGTAAAGAAAAGAGTCAGGATATTTTGATTAAAAATCTTTCTGATATTGTTCTTGACATTCTTAATAAACTTGATGACTCTATGGTAAGTCAATTTATTAGCAAAAAAGTATCTGAAATGACCGATGATATTAAGCTTAATAAAGTAGTAGGAAACGGAATCGGCTATATTCTGGAAAAGAATGACCATCAGAGAATCATCACCAACCTTTCCAAGCAGATCAAGGAATACATCATTGAAAACGATGAAATGATCCAGGAACGAGTGAAGAAAGGCAGCTATTCATTCATTCCTTCTTTTGTAGATACTAAAATTGCAGATAAAATTGCAGACGGGCTTTCTGATTTTTTTAAGGAGATAGAAGAAGATCCACAGCACGAAGTAAGAGGACTGATTACTCAGAAGATTCATGAATTTTCTATTGATCTGAAAGAAGATCCGAAATGGGATGAAGAATTTAAAACGATCAAAAACGGACTTCTGAAAAATGACAAACTGGATGAATACTCCAATGACATTTGGGTTTCTATCAAAAAAACGCTGATGAAAGAGCTTCAGGAAGAAAACTCTTCATTGAAAAATTATCTTACTAAAAACCTGAATGAGTTCGCACAAAATTTAAAGACAGATGAAAACCTTCAGAACAAAATTGACCATTGGGTTCGGGTAACTGCTTATAAATATATTCTGAAAAACACCCATCAATTCGGAAACCTCATCAGTACAACTGTTGGCAACTGGCAGGGAAAAGAGCTCAGTGAAAAGCTGGAACTGGAGGTAGGAAAAGACTTACAGTTTATCCGGGTCAACGGAACACTGGTGGGAGGTCTGGTTGGCCTGATTATCTACACCATTGCTCACTTCTTCATTTAA
- a CDS encoding serine hydrolase domain-containing protein, with the protein MRILKYMIGGAVAGAAAAYFLGYDYLFSGISKTYLKGKSSAYIDDGDLFPNNPIATEEPRLWEEDPDYNKKELPKNLVENLKLSKTAAFVVIRHGKILHEQYWDGYNQLSQTNSFSMAKAVTVMLLGKALEEGIIPSIDEKLSDFYSEFKNKTFGNQVTLKNLAQMEAGLDWDENYNNPFLPNAKAYYGKSLVKAVFPRKFKEEPGVRFEYQSGSTQLLGFALRKALNQPLASYLSEKFWIPLGMEQNAKWSTDNHGMEKTYCCIHSNARDFAKLGQLFLDHGKAGDQQILNADFVEKMRTPTEKSENIYGMGLWINHDNPIKHYYFLGLQGQYIIMVPEHNMVIVKTGSYSNNPKNDRGRPDQVKFLVNEIVQLFQ; encoded by the coding sequence ATGAGAATACTGAAGTATATGATAGGCGGAGCTGTAGCAGGTGCAGCAGCAGCTTATTTTCTGGGATACGATTATTTATTTAGTGGTATTTCTAAAACCTATCTAAAAGGAAAGTCAAGTGCATACATTGATGATGGAGATCTTTTCCCCAATAATCCTATTGCTACAGAAGAACCCAGACTTTGGGAAGAAGATCCTGACTATAACAAAAAGGAGTTACCTAAGAATTTAGTTGAGAATTTAAAACTTTCCAAAACTGCCGCTTTTGTTGTGATAAGGCATGGTAAAATTCTTCACGAACAATATTGGGATGGCTACAATCAGCTTTCGCAGACCAATTCTTTTTCAATGGCAAAAGCAGTGACAGTAATGCTTTTAGGGAAAGCACTGGAAGAAGGGATTATCCCATCCATTGATGAAAAACTTTCTGACTTTTACTCTGAATTTAAAAATAAAACATTTGGAAATCAGGTTACCCTTAAAAACTTAGCCCAAATGGAAGCCGGACTGGACTGGGATGAAAATTACAACAATCCGTTTCTTCCCAATGCTAAAGCCTATTATGGGAAAAGCCTGGTAAAAGCTGTATTCCCCAGAAAATTTAAAGAAGAGCCGGGCGTAAGATTTGAATATCAAAGCGGTTCCACTCAGCTTCTTGGTTTTGCCCTTCGAAAAGCTCTGAATCAGCCATTGGCAAGCTATTTATCAGAAAAATTCTGGATTCCTTTGGGAATGGAGCAGAATGCGAAATGGAGTACAGACAATCATGGTATGGAAAAAACGTATTGCTGTATTCATTCCAATGCCAGAGATTTTGCCAAATTGGGGCAGCTATTTCTTGATCATGGAAAAGCCGGAGATCAGCAAATCCTCAACGCAGACTTCGTTGAAAAGATGAGAACTCCTACAGAAAAGTCCGAAAACATCTATGGAATGGGGCTTTGGATCAATCATGACAATCCAATCAAACATTATTATTTCCTTGGATTACAGGGGCAATATATTATTATGGTTCCGGAGCACAATATGGTTATTGTAAAGACCGGAAGCTATTCCAACAATCCTAAAAATGACAGAGGAAGACCTGATCAGGTAAAATTCCTTGTCAATGAAATTGTACAATTATTCCAATAA